The following proteins come from a genomic window of Candidatus Saccharibacteria bacterium oral taxon 488:
- a CDS encoding NUDIX domain-containing protein, whose protein sequence is MPMKTSSFDHIKKYFGGRKKPSIQEIVREPTAGGVVFRRNKKGDVEFLLYQDARDRWTIPKGHVEPGETAQAAAKREVGEEAGLKNIEVCGWLGKINFRYRRLDKLVLISQQVYLMKALDPDEKLQKEDWMNGLAWFTFHEALDEIEYEDIGKLILLAMKRIRQENL, encoded by the coding sequence ATGCCGATGAAGACAAGCAGCTTTGATCATATCAAGAAATATTTTGGCGGTCGCAAAAAACCGTCAATCCAAGAAATAGTTCGCGAGCCAACCGCCGGCGGCGTGGTGTTTCGACGCAATAAAAAGGGTGATGTTGAGTTTCTGCTCTACCAAGACGCGCGGGATCGCTGGACAATTCCTAAGGGTCACGTTGAGCCGGGCGAGACAGCGCAGGCCGCCGCCAAGCGTGAGGTTGGTGAGGAAGCTGGCCTCAAGAACATCGAGGTGTGCGGTTGGCTGGGCAAAATTAATTTTCGCTACCGCCGACTCGATAAGTTAGTGTTGATTTCGCAGCAAGTGTACCTGATGAAGGCGCTTGATCCGGACGAAAAACTGCAAAAAGAAGACTGGATGAATGGCCTGGCGTGGTTTACCTTTCATGAGGCGCTGGACGAAATTGAGTATGAGGATATTGGCAAGCTGATTCTGCTCGCTATGAAACGAATCAGACAGGAGAATCTATAA
- the nusB gene encoding transcription antitermination factor NusB: MASNRHLGRIVALQTLYEIEFRQEVGDSEVDVADILTRNLEKYKSSVDDVKFVRSLIDGVTAHKTALDAKLRPLAPEWPIEQISRIDRTVLRLGLYELLFSRAAVPPKVAINEAVELAKTFGSDNSGKFVNGVLGTAYRSLQEDADEDKQL; encoded by the coding sequence ATGGCTTCAAACCGTCATTTGGGACGAATCGTCGCGTTGCAGACGTTATACGAGATTGAGTTTCGCCAGGAAGTTGGCGACAGCGAGGTTGATGTCGCCGATATCTTGACGCGCAATCTTGAGAAATACAAATCGTCAGTCGATGATGTTAAGTTTGTACGAAGTCTGATCGATGGCGTCACCGCGCACAAGACGGCGCTTGATGCTAAGCTTCGTCCGCTGGCGCCAGAATGGCCAATTGAGCAGATATCGCGAATTGACCGGACAGTACTACGGCTCGGGCTGTATGAATTATTGTTTTCTCGGGCGGCGGTGCCACCAAAAGTGGCTATCAACGAAGCAGTGGAACTGGCAAAAACGTTTGGTTCGGATAACTCAGGGAAATTTGTGAACGGTGTGCTCGGCACGGCGTATCGCTCCCTTCAAGAGGATGCCGATGAAGACAAGCAGCTTTGA
- a CDS encoding NUDIX domain-containing protein encodes MKTPTLASRDDILRSMRRYNPTEIEKKWQDKWEADGTYVTDLSDTTRPKYYSLSMLPGITGAGIHIGHGRTFQFADIKARLKRQQGYNTYHPIGWDSFGLPVENYAIKVGKTPRVAHDEAKAHFIAQLKRLGFSYDWSKEISTADPEYYKWTQWIFTQLYKHDLAYQKEQPQWWCDTDNTVLANEQVEGGKCWRCGNPVTKRNLKQWFFRITAYADEILEATDDLDWTDMVKTMQKNWIGRSVGAEVEFAVEGRDDVITVFTTRPDTLFGATYVALAPEHPLVSQLVNADTRQAVEAYVMAAQQKSDVERQENKDKTGVFTGSYAINPVNGQKVPIWVADYILGGYGTGAIMAVPAHDERDYEFAKKYDLPIIQVVAEYEELSEGPGAVRADVEQIKRPVVDAIVTRADGKYLLQIEGGDHVHFVGGGVEPEDKSLEDALRREVREETGYINIASIRQVSPIIARNGYRHTKNKNQKTWGAFYEVILADDTQIESEIESGKHTIEWVDKNEVEKRIKWEHHLFGWRAYLSGRKDEFSTKEGVLVNSGAFDGVPTSEAREQIVAWLEQQGSGRGKTTYKMRDWLISRQRYWGAPIPMVHVDGFEPIAVADECLPVILPEVENFKPTGGNTSVLAQVDDWVRVWVDVETGKTVPITEPKPAGDNWHEGRRETDTLDGYACSSWYFLRYLDPHNDAQAWDPELIKYWAPVDYYNGADHAVAHLLYSRFWMRFFYKLGLVPTPEPFKRMMYNAYIMAPDGQKMSKSKGNVIDPMEIMDSGYGADALRVYEMFIAPYDMDAPWDPRGVPGTYRFLNRVWNLVQEFVGAATLPPLTEAVKYSRIADASAERSREISSGDLSEECTLEEDGDVAAELLRLTNLTIKKVTRDIEDEKFNTAVAAMMEMVNGLYKFKESHGMQASETWRFTLESLLQILAPFAPHITEELWQELGHTDTIHVNHWPKWDEKYLASDVMTIIVQVNGKLRAKLELPADTDKDAVEQAALADEKVCAYLDARTPKKVIYIPGKLVNIVV; translated from the coding sequence ATGAAGACACCGACACTAGCGTCGAGAGATGATATACTAAGGAGTATGAGACGCTACAATCCTACGGAAATTGAGAAAAAATGGCAAGATAAATGGGAGGCTGACGGTACGTATGTCACCGACCTTAGTGATACGACGCGCCCAAAGTATTATAGTCTCAGCATGCTTCCTGGTATCACTGGCGCGGGTATTCACATCGGTCATGGTCGGACGTTTCAGTTTGCCGACATTAAAGCGCGCCTCAAGCGCCAACAGGGCTATAATACTTATCATCCAATTGGTTGGGATAGCTTCGGGCTGCCGGTGGAAAATTACGCCATCAAGGTTGGTAAAACACCGCGAGTGGCGCATGACGAAGCCAAGGCTCATTTCATTGCTCAACTGAAGCGACTCGGCTTTAGTTATGATTGGTCAAAGGAGATTTCTACCGCTGACCCCGAGTATTACAAGTGGACCCAGTGGATTTTTACGCAGCTATACAAGCACGATTTGGCATACCAAAAAGAGCAGCCGCAGTGGTGGTGCGATACCGACAATACGGTGCTAGCTAACGAGCAAGTTGAGGGCGGCAAATGTTGGCGCTGCGGTAACCCCGTCACCAAGCGCAACCTCAAACAGTGGTTCTTCCGTATCACCGCCTATGCTGATGAGATTTTGGAGGCGACTGATGACCTAGACTGGACGGACATGGTCAAAACCATGCAGAAAAATTGGATCGGCCGGTCGGTTGGTGCGGAGGTTGAGTTTGCGGTTGAAGGCCGCGACGACGTCATAACTGTTTTCACTACGCGCCCCGACACGCTGTTTGGCGCGACGTATGTGGCGCTGGCGCCAGAACATCCATTAGTGTCTCAGCTGGTTAATGCCGACACGCGCCAAGCAGTTGAGGCTTATGTGATGGCGGCGCAGCAGAAATCTGACGTTGAACGCCAGGAAAATAAAGATAAAACCGGCGTATTTACTGGTAGTTATGCTATCAATCCAGTCAACGGCCAGAAAGTACCAATTTGGGTAGCAGACTATATCCTCGGTGGTTACGGCACTGGCGCAATTATGGCGGTGCCGGCGCATGATGAACGTGACTATGAATTTGCGAAAAAGTATGACCTACCGATTATCCAAGTAGTGGCTGAGTATGAGGAATTATCTGAAGGCCCGGGCGCAGTACGTGCTGACGTTGAGCAAATTAAACGACCGGTTGTCGATGCGATTGTTACTCGGGCTGATGGTAAGTATTTATTGCAGATTGAGGGAGGCGATCACGTACACTTTGTTGGCGGCGGCGTAGAGCCAGAAGATAAATCGCTGGAGGATGCGCTGCGCCGTGAAGTTCGAGAGGAGACGGGTTATATCAACATTGCGTCGATTCGCCAAGTCTCACCGATTATCGCGCGTAACGGCTATCGGCATACAAAAAATAAGAATCAAAAAACGTGGGGAGCTTTCTATGAAGTCATACTCGCTGATGACACACAGATAGAGAGCGAGATTGAGAGCGGTAAACATACTATTGAGTGGGTTGATAAGAATGAGGTTGAGAAGCGTATCAAATGGGAACATCACCTTTTCGGATGGCGTGCCTACCTCTCTGGACGAAAAGACGAATTCAGTACTAAAGAGGGTGTACTCGTCAACTCGGGCGCCTTTGATGGTGTACCGACGAGCGAAGCCCGCGAGCAAATCGTAGCGTGGCTGGAACAGCAGGGATCTGGTCGTGGTAAAACTACTTACAAAATGCGCGATTGGCTGATTTCTCGCCAGCGGTACTGGGGTGCGCCAATTCCGATGGTGCATGTCGATGGTTTTGAGCCAATTGCTGTAGCGGACGAATGCTTGCCGGTGATTTTGCCAGAAGTCGAGAATTTCAAGCCGACGGGTGGTAATACGTCGGTCCTAGCGCAAGTTGATGACTGGGTGCGTGTGTGGGTTGATGTTGAGACGGGCAAAACTGTGCCGATCACCGAGCCAAAGCCGGCGGGCGACAATTGGCATGAAGGCCGACGCGAAACTGACACGCTGGACGGCTATGCCTGCTCCAGTTGGTATTTCCTGCGCTATCTTGACCCGCACAATGACGCTCAGGCGTGGGATCCAGAGCTGATCAAATACTGGGCGCCAGTTGATTATTACAATGGCGCCGATCATGCGGTAGCACACCTATTGTATAGTCGTTTTTGGATGCGCTTTTTCTATAAACTCGGTCTAGTGCCGACGCCGGAGCCGTTCAAGCGGATGATGTATAACGCTTACATTATGGCGCCAGACGGTCAAAAGATGAGTAAGTCCAAGGGTAACGTCATCGACCCGATGGAGATTATGGACAGTGGTTACGGTGCCGATGCGCTGCGTGTTTACGAGATGTTCATCGCGCCGTACGATATGGATGCACCGTGGGATCCGCGCGGGGTACCGGGGACGTATCGGTTCTTAAACCGAGTGTGGAATTTGGTGCAGGAGTTTGTTGGGGCGGCTACATTACCTCCTCTGACAGAGGCTGTGAAGTATTCGCGAATAGCGGACGCTTCAGCCGAACGCTCGCGAGAAATCTCCAGTGGAGATTTGAGCGAAGAGTGTACTCTGGAAGAGGATGGTGATGTAGCCGCGGAGCTGTTGCGCCTCACTAACCTCACTATCAAGAAAGTCACCCGCGATATCGAGGACGAAAAATTCAACACGGCAGTGGCGGCGATGATGGAAATGGTTAATGGTTTATACAAGTTCAAAGAATCACATGGCATGCAAGCGTCAGAAACGTGGCGGTTTACCTTAGAAAGTCTGCTGCAAATCTTGGCGCCATTTGCGCCGCATATCACTGAGGAATTGTGGCAGGAATTGGGTCATACTGATACCATTCATGTCAATCACTGGCCGAAATGGGATGAAAAATATCTGGCGAGTGATGTGATGACTATCATCGTCCAGGTCAATGGCAAGCTTCGTGCTAAATTGGAATTACCAGCCGATACCGACAAGGATGCTGTTGAGCAAGCGGCGCTGGCTGATGAAAAAGTTTGCGCCTATCTCGACGCCCGGACACCGAAAAAGGTGATTTATATACCGGGGAAGTTAGTGAATATTGTTGTCTAG